One Helianthus annuus cultivar XRQ/B chromosome 12, HanXRQr2.0-SUNRISE, whole genome shotgun sequence genomic region harbors:
- the LOC110894155 gene encoding uncharacterized protein LOC110894155, with protein MPLLGISIPQSSFRNNPYSVGFQKLHHVSFLSTGSRWRYFHNPVSGQVNRVGLIIRAVATLEPRATDKKIVNVPVTDDKDNEKDKPPVQDDKELLRRNRISKANKGKEAWNKGVKHSPETVAKIRERTRLAMQSPQVKMKMLKGIHNQTQETRLKIAAAVKSTWDRRRFNQRMIARCYHEWLNLLAEASRKGLGGEEELQWDSYEIINEQLGKEFREGMESRKEKRGSGPGVRAPKTLEQRRKISEAIAAKWADPAYRDRVYSGMAKRCGKNSSATRDPEWGTKNKEPKKVKPVKMTDGLYNVKIRSQPTKSKTSSGPIKMPQARFKDPQARYKLEMIKSIRARRAASDPKISEAILRANILISEAQRAADALEAAAAKSPMAKASLIETRKLIAEAMSYIKSVETVNNGSLGADSDEEEIAEGVKEIEQEERVNGTPSVEIAKLGEVGLQVNVNGTARVDLSSSPSSSSSSSSSIDSILSSSSSSSSWSDSSLKRKEVKKDGEKQEKRGKGRRWICGRLVEVEDEDEDER; from the exons ATGCCTTTATTAG GTATCTCTATTCCACAATCATCGTTCAGGAACAACCCGTATTCAGTCGGATTCCAGAAACTTCATCATGTTTCCTTTCTATCTACCGGTTCCAGATGGAGATATTTTCACAATCCGGTCAGCGGTCAGGTGAACCGTGTTGGACTTATTATTCGGGCAGTTGCAACCCTAGAACCTAGGGCTACTGATAAGAAGATTGTAAATGTTCCGGTTACTGATGATAAAGATAATGAGAAAGATAAACCCCCGGTTCAAGATGATAAGGAGTTGTTGAGACGGAATCGGATTTCGAAGGCGAATAAAGGGAAAGAAGCTTGGAATAAGGGGGTTAAGCATAGTCCGG AAACGGTGGCGAAGATACGTGAGAGGACGAGGCTAGCGATGCAGTCTCCGCAG GTCAAGATGAAAATGCTTAAGGGCATACATAATCAAAC TCAAGAAACAAGATTAAAGATTGCGGCTGCAGTCAAGTCCACGTGGGACAGGAGGAGGTTCAATCAGAGGATGATAGCACGGTGTTACCATGAGTGGCTTAATCTACTTGCAGAAGCTTCTAGAAAGGGCCTTGGTGGCGAAGAAGAACTGCAGTGGGACTCCTATGAGATAATTAACGAACAGCTCGGTAAGGAGTTTCGAGAAGGTATGGAATCAAGAAAGGAGAAGCGTGGGTCGGGACCAGGAGTAAGAGCGCCCAAAACCCTTGAGCAACGAAGGAAAATCTCGGAGGCCATTGCTGCCAAATGGGCTGACCCT GCATACCGCGATCGGGTTTACTCTGGCATGGCTAAACGCTGTGGCAAAAATTCTTCTGCAACTAGAGATCCAGAATGGGGGACGAAAAATAAGGAACCTAAAAAGGTCAAACCCGTGAAAATGACTGACGGGTTATATAATGTCAAGATTAGAAGTCAACCGACCAAGTCAAAGACAAGTAGCGGTCCTATAAAGATGCCACAGGCTAGATTCAAGGATCCGCAGGCGAGATACAAGTTAGAAATGATAAAAAGTATTAGAGCACGTAGAGCAGCTTCAGATCCTAAAATAAGCGAAGCTATCTTAAGAGCCAA TATTTTAATTAGTGAAGCTCAGAGAGCTGCGGATGCATTAGAGGCTGCCGCTGCAAAGAGTCCAATGGCTAAAGCTTCATTAATTGAAACCCGGAAGTTGATTGCTGAAGCGATGAGTTATATCAAGTCCGTAGAGACGGTTAATAATGGATCTTTAGGGGCTGATTCTGACGAGGAGGAGATAGCTGAAGGTGTAAAGGAAATAGAACAAGAAGAACGAGTGAACGGAACCCCATCTGTAGAAATTGCGAAGCTTGGTGAGGTGGGCCTGCAAGTGAATGTGAATGGAACAGCTCGTGTTGATctatcttcatcaccatcatcctcTTCCTCATCATCGTCATCAATAGATTCAATATtgtcatcatcttcttcatcgtcaTCATGGAGTGATTCGAGTTTGAAGAGGAAGGAAGTGAAAAAAGATGGTGAGAAACAGGAAAAAAGAGGCAAAGGAAGAAGATGGATTTGTGGGAGGCTTGTTGaagttgaagatgaagatgaagatgaaagatga